The genomic segment CAAGGGATGGTGCGTGCCCTCCAGGCCGAAAACGCCGACCTCCGCACGCAGCTCCAACGCCAGGCCGAGCAGTTCCAACGGACCATCGACGACCTGCGTGCCGAGGTCGCGGCCTTGAAGGCGAAGTTGGACCGGGCCACGACGCACCGGTTCGGCCGGCGGTCCGAACGCACACCGAAGCCACCGAAGGTCCCCGGCGACGGACCCGCGAAGCGGCGCCACGACCACGGCCGTTCGCCACTCCCGGCGCACCTCGAACGCCGCGACACGGTCCTCGATCTGACCCCCGACGAGCGCCGCTGCTCGGGCTGTGGTGGCGACCGCGTGTGCATCGGCCAGACCCAGACCGAGCAACTCGATTGCGACCCGACCCCGTACTTCGTGCGGCGCACGATCCGCAAGACGTACGCGTGCCAACAGTGCCCCCCGACGGTCCGGGCCGAGGACCGGATCCGGACCGCCACGCCGAGTACCGTCGGACCGATCGACAAGGGACTGTGTGGTCCGGGCTTGTTGGCCGAGGTTCTCGTCGGGAAGTTCCTCGACCACCTGCCGCTGCACCGCCAAGTCGCCCGGATCGGGCGCGCGGGGGTGACGGTGTCCGAGAGTACCTTGGGCGATTGGGTGAAACAGTCCGCGGTGTTACTGACGTCGCTGTACCAGTTGATGCTCGAGCGGGTGCGCACGTGTCCGGTCCTCTGGTCCGATGACACCCGCTCGCGGTTCGCCCAGCCCGGTGAGCGAACGATGCCGCACGGCCACTTCTGGGTGGGGATCGGAGATCCGACGGCCCCGTACACGGCGTTCCACTTCACGACCGGTTACGACGCCGCGAGCGGACCGGACCAGTTCTTAGGCGGCTTCCGGGGCCACGTGCATGCCGATTGCCTCGCACAGTACAACGGCCTGTTCGCCGCCGGAGCCAAGCACGTCGCCTGTTGGTCCCACGCGCGCCGCAAGTTCCTCGGCGCCGGGGACCCCGGGGCCAAGGCGGTCGAACGCATCAACCGGTTGTACCACATCGAGCACACGCTTCCGGCGCCGGACTCACCGGAGCACATCGTCGCCCGTCGCGCGACGCGGCAAGCAAGGGCGCTCCCGATCCTGAACGACCTGAAGGCGTGGCTCGACGCGGCACTCGGGACGGCGTTGCCCAAGTCGGCCCTGGGGGCCGCGATCCGGTACGTGGCGAATCACTGGGCCGCGTTCGTCCGGTACACCGAGGACGGGCGACTCTCGATCGATAATAACCTGAGCGAGCGAACGCTCCGGCTGATCGCCGTGGGTCGGAGCAATTGGAAGTTCGTGGGCAGTGCGAAGGCCGGTGCGCACGCCGCGGTTCACTTCTCGGTGGTGGGCACGTGTCGGCACTTGGGTCTCGATGCGACGGCATACCTGCGTGAGGTTCTTCCGGCCCTTCATGCGTTGGGCGAGAAGCCGACGGCGGACCAACTCGCACCTCTTCTGCCCGACGTGTGGGCGAAGCGTCAACAATCCCGACTCCTCGTCGCGTAAGCCCATCCCACACCGAACCCCGCCGATCCCGGCTGTCGCTCACCGACCGTCTTTGGCCGGGTGTGTACCTTGAAGGCGAGTGAAAACGACATTTGCGCCCGCCACGCCCCAAGGGGCGCGGCGAGTGCAACTCACGGCTCGGAGCCAGATTGTGGCACGAGCCGTCGGTGTTATGATGACCACGGCTCGTTTCGGCCGTGGAGAACGACCATGCACGATCTGGCGGCGATCACGGCCGCGATCCTTGAGGGCTACGAGCTTCCCGTGTACGGTGACCACGGAGTCGTCCACTGGGCGCGGGTACTGGAAAACGGCCTGCGCGTGGCGGAGGGGAACGGGGCCGACCCCGAAATCGTGTCGCTGTTCGCGCTGTTCCACGACTCCCGGCGGGTCAACGAGTGCGAGGACGACGGCCACGGTTTGCGCGGCGGTGAGTACGCCCGTTCGCTCCGGGGGCGACTGATTCACCTCGATGACGCGCGTTTCGAATTGCTGTTCGAGGCGTGCCGGCTCCACACCGACGGGCTCACGACCGGCGACCCGACGCTCCTGGCGTGTTGGGACGCCGATCGGTTGGATTTGGGGCGAGTGGGGATCACGCCGGCACCGCGCCGGCTGTGTACACCCACCGCCGGTGAACTGCTGAACTGGGGGCACGCACGGGCCGTGCGCCGGCACCAACCCCGAGCGGTGTTAGCCGCGTGGGGTGTGATGTAGCTCTTGCTCCATTCTCGTGGGTGCGCGGCATTCAATCCGGCCGAGCGAAATTCGGCTCGCGCACGCGGGGGTTCCCGGCGCAGACATTCGGGCGGACCGAGACGGGCTCAACAGGTCCGAATGTCTGCGCCGGGTAACGGTATTCGACTCACGCGAACTCGAAGACGCCCTTCCGTTCCGCTCAGACGAGTGGGATGAACACTCTCACGCCGGTCCC from the Frigoriglobus tundricola genome contains:
- a CDS encoding HD domain-containing protein encodes the protein MHDLAAITAAILEGYELPVYGDHGVVHWARVLENGLRVAEGNGADPEIVSLFALFHDSRRVNECEDDGHGLRGGEYARSLRGRLIHLDDARFELLFEACRLHTDGLTTGDPTLLACWDADRLDLGRVGITPAPRRLCTPTAGELLNWGHARAVRRHQPRAVLAAWGVM
- the tnpC gene encoding IS66 family transposase, with protein sequence MDSDAPLPTDVLTLQGMVRALQAENADLRTQLQRQAEQFQRTIDDLRAEVAALKAKLDRATTHRFGRRSERTPKPPKVPGDGPAKRRHDHGRSPLPAHLERRDTVLDLTPDERRCSGCGGDRVCIGQTQTEQLDCDPTPYFVRRTIRKTYACQQCPPTVRAEDRIRTATPSTVGPIDKGLCGPGLLAEVLVGKFLDHLPLHRQVARIGRAGVTVSESTLGDWVKQSAVLLTSLYQLMLERVRTCPVLWSDDTRSRFAQPGERTMPHGHFWVGIGDPTAPYTAFHFTTGYDAASGPDQFLGGFRGHVHADCLAQYNGLFAAGAKHVACWSHARRKFLGAGDPGAKAVERINRLYHIEHTLPAPDSPEHIVARRATRQARALPILNDLKAWLDAALGTALPKSALGAAIRYVANHWAAFVRYTEDGRLSIDNNLSERTLRLIAVGRSNWKFVGSAKAGAHAAVHFSVVGTCRHLGLDATAYLREVLPALHALGEKPTADQLAPLLPDVWAKRQQSRLLVA